A part of Mycolicibacterium sp. TUM20985 genomic DNA contains:
- a CDS encoding lipopolysaccharide biosynthesis protein, producing MSGDATGAKAELRHSFLLRVGAAALGTVATFALTIVVVRTLDARDTATFFAILAALSIGSVVGRLGLGPNVIRLIPSEPDPAKRRLIAGAHLRATMILSAVSAPIVALFATWGLIGHGNFLPALLLTATVIAIESVRMMLSDIFAAYGRVLASVATMHYVRSAMVVPVVALVALIVERPTLIDVLATYVGVAGFQLLAALWLARNDVAIFGPGGHISLRTAINSGTRLFSLELTAFMMISGTIWLANAAFPPETAIIYSAAATIAMQVTLLESLAALAVTPPAARLWAAGRRDEVVRLLSSLATINTVVVILVVLAFAAFGDVALEIAYGPEMRGAIWLLVVLACGGIAQGALGVNISLLIICGRINEVSRTALGVLVVFLPCAVAAAFLGGPMQLAIVSTCGMVLLSVSEWLTARKYLEQAPHPRLNLVQALRELVSERTRLRPAEEDVEEDGAADSAR from the coding sequence ATGAGCGGTGACGCCACCGGTGCGAAAGCCGAACTGCGGCACAGCTTCCTCCTCCGCGTGGGAGCCGCCGCACTTGGCACCGTGGCCACGTTCGCGTTGACGATCGTCGTGGTGAGGACCCTCGACGCCCGGGACACCGCGACGTTCTTCGCCATCCTCGCCGCGCTCTCGATAGGCTCGGTCGTCGGGCGGCTGGGCTTGGGACCCAACGTCATTCGGCTAATCCCCTCTGAGCCTGATCCGGCAAAGCGCCGACTCATCGCCGGAGCTCACCTGCGCGCGACGATGATATTGTCCGCCGTCAGCGCGCCCATCGTGGCGTTGTTTGCGACCTGGGGACTGATCGGCCACGGAAACTTCTTGCCCGCGCTGCTGCTGACCGCCACCGTCATCGCCATCGAATCCGTCCGAATGATGTTGAGCGACATCTTCGCCGCCTACGGCAGGGTACTGGCGTCGGTGGCGACGATGCACTACGTCCGCAGCGCGATGGTGGTTCCCGTGGTGGCACTGGTGGCGCTGATCGTCGAACGGCCAACATTGATCGACGTGCTCGCCACCTACGTTGGCGTAGCGGGATTCCAACTCTTGGCGGCCCTGTGGCTTGCGCGGAACGATGTCGCGATCTTCGGCCCTGGCGGGCATATCTCCCTTCGGACTGCGATCAACTCGGGCACGCGTCTGTTCAGTCTGGAACTCACGGCATTCATGATGATTTCCGGCACGATCTGGTTGGCGAACGCTGCCTTCCCGCCCGAGACGGCCATCATCTACAGCGCAGCCGCGACCATCGCGATGCAGGTGACCCTCCTCGAGAGCCTTGCCGCACTTGCGGTGACCCCGCCTGCAGCCCGGCTATGGGCCGCAGGTCGGCGAGACGAGGTGGTGCGGCTGCTATCGAGCCTGGCGACGATCAACACCGTCGTGGTCATCCTGGTCGTGTTGGCGTTCGCCGCGTTCGGCGACGTGGCTCTCGAGATCGCCTACGGGCCGGAGATGCGGGGCGCCATCTGGCTCTTGGTCGTACTGGCCTGCGGTGGCATCGCCCAGGGGGCTCTCGGGGTGAACATTTCGCTGCTCATCATCTGTGGACGGATCAACGAGGTGTCGCGGACAGCGCTCGGCGTGCTCGTCGTGTTTCTGCCATGCGCGGTCGCGGCGGCTTTCCTGGGCGGGCCGATGCAGTTGGCGATCGTGTCGACCTGCGGCATGGTCCTTCTGTCGGTCAGCGAATGGCTCACCGCGCGAAAGTATTTGGAGCAGGCGCCGCATCCGCGGCTGAATCTGGTACAGGCGCTAAGGGAGCTAGTGTCCGAGCGGACGCGCCTCAGGCCCGCAGAGGAAGACGTCGAGGAAGACGGCGCGGCCGATTCGGCACGGTGA
- a CDS encoding GumC domain-containing protein encodes MQATVRNRLYRFLAPLWPLTVLCVVVGVALGLFVASHLGRSATATALIRIDPTAGPDQILTGAAPASDAPQAYLADQLAYLSSDGYRREVAQSLQMSSPVDLTATQEGQSMVVRIAATAAEPDTATQIVNAAVDLYRRVANDSTGQRLTAAIGAVDSVIEATRAEAIARVGGNAEDVDQAALDARLEPLRTQKVSLDVALRRGAGVDVIDPTWSGDVEAAVSPALGAVGGGLLGGLLGLACGLWWRARSGVIASAGTLEREVRPVLRPVVTLGKKTGKLSAKEAVLARALYYQLPSPRAGRIVVVGATPNSGADTVGRLLLHAAAEHGSVAAFNASDFVGMRHEQMVGELNLLEASHHDAETTIVFGPSFATAPALIELLPFARHVVLVVRIGVDTASQVQASYRSVAGLAVPTTGVATRAGLFGSANSTNDFGHQLPSARSDADATT; translated from the coding sequence ATGCAGGCGACGGTCCGCAACCGGCTGTACCGGTTCCTCGCCCCGCTGTGGCCGCTGACGGTCCTCTGCGTGGTCGTCGGCGTGGCTCTCGGGCTGTTCGTCGCCTCGCATCTTGGCCGGTCCGCCACGGCGACGGCCTTGATCCGGATCGACCCGACCGCAGGTCCCGATCAGATTCTCACCGGCGCTGCACCGGCGTCCGACGCCCCGCAGGCCTACCTGGCCGATCAGCTCGCCTACCTGTCCTCGGACGGGTACCGGCGCGAAGTCGCGCAGAGCCTACAGATGAGTTCGCCGGTCGATCTCACGGCGACGCAAGAGGGACAGTCGATGGTGGTCCGGATCGCGGCCACGGCGGCGGAGCCCGATACGGCGACTCAGATCGTGAATGCGGCCGTGGACCTGTATCGCCGGGTCGCCAACGACTCCACGGGGCAGCGTCTGACGGCGGCCATCGGTGCCGTCGACTCCGTGATCGAGGCGACGCGGGCTGAGGCGATCGCGCGGGTCGGCGGGAACGCCGAGGACGTCGACCAGGCGGCGCTGGACGCGCGCCTCGAACCCCTGCGGACTCAGAAGGTGTCGTTGGACGTGGCGCTGCGCCGAGGCGCCGGTGTCGACGTGATCGATCCGACGTGGTCGGGTGACGTCGAGGCGGCCGTCTCGCCCGCGCTCGGCGCGGTGGGCGGTGGGCTGCTGGGCGGCCTACTCGGGCTGGCCTGCGGCCTGTGGTGGCGGGCCAGATCAGGGGTGATCGCCTCGGCCGGCACCCTGGAGCGCGAAGTGAGACCGGTGCTGCGACCGGTCGTGACGCTGGGGAAGAAGACCGGAAAGTTGAGCGCCAAGGAAGCCGTCTTGGCGCGGGCGCTCTACTACCAGCTTCCCTCACCGCGGGCCGGCCGGATCGTCGTGGTCGGCGCGACGCCGAATTCGGGCGCCGACACCGTCGGCCGGCTCCTCCTTCACGCCGCCGCCGAGCACGGCTCCGTCGCGGCGTTCAACGCGAGCGACTTCGTGGGGATGCGCCACGAACAGATGGTGGGCGAGCTGAATCTGCTGGAGGCGTCGCATCACGACGCCGAGACGACGATCGTGTTCGGCCCCAGCTTCGCGACCGCTCCTGCGCTGATCGAACTGCTTCCTTTCGCCAGGCACGTGGTGTTGGTCGTTCGGATCGGCGTCGACACGGCCAGCCAGGTCCAGGCCTCTTATCGATCGGTGGCCGGGCTCGCCGTACCGACGACGGGGGTGGCCACCCGCGCCGGACTGTTCGGTTCGGCCAACTCCACTAACGACTTCGGACACCAACTGCCATCGGCGCGTTCCGATGCCGACGCGACCACGTGA
- the regX gene encoding two-component sensory transduction protein RegX, translated as MTSVLIVEDEESLADPLAFLLRKEGFEATVVTDGPSALAEFERAGADIVLLDLMLPGMSGTDVCKQLRSRSSVPVIMVTARDSEIDKVVGLELGADDYVTKPYSARELIARIRAVLRRGVDNDDAGVGDGVLEAGPVRMDVERHIVSVNGQSITLPLKEFDLLEYLMRNSGRVLTRGQLIDRVWGADYVGDTKTLDVHVKRLRSKIEGDPANPVHLVTVRGLGYKLEG; from the coding sequence ATGACGAGTGTGTTGATCGTGGAGGACGAAGAGTCCCTGGCCGACCCACTGGCCTTCCTGCTTCGCAAGGAGGGTTTCGAGGCCACCGTCGTCACGGACGGACCGTCGGCCCTCGCCGAGTTCGAGCGCGCCGGCGCCGACATCGTGCTGCTCGACCTCATGCTCCCCGGGATGAGCGGCACCGACGTCTGCAAACAACTGCGTTCCCGCTCGAGCGTGCCGGTGATCATGGTCACCGCCCGCGACAGTGAAATCGACAAGGTGGTCGGGCTTGAATTGGGTGCCGACGACTACGTCACCAAGCCGTACTCGGCGCGTGAACTGATCGCCCGCATCCGCGCCGTGCTGCGTCGCGGAGTGGACAACGACGACGCGGGGGTCGGCGACGGCGTGCTCGAGGCCGGTCCCGTTCGGATGGACGTCGAGCGGCACATCGTCTCGGTCAACGGTCAGTCGATCACGTTGCCGCTCAAGGAGTTCGACCTCCTCGAATATCTGATGCGCAACAGTGGCCGGGTGCTGACCCGCGGGCAGTTGATCGACCGGGTGTGGGGTGCCGACTACGTCGGTGACACCAAGACCCTCGACGTGCACGTCAAACGGCTGCGCAGCAAGATCGAGGGCGACCCCGCGAACCCCGTCCACCTGGTCACCGTGCGAGGTCTCGGCTACAAGCTCGAGGGCTGA
- a CDS encoding sensor histidine kinase, with product MSVVAALLLTAVVSLLALGLGVALGLSLSPRIAERRQRRSVDQDGITVSQMLQQIVSLSPVGTVVVDTYRDVVYMNDQARELGLIHDRLLDDRAWAAAQRTLATGQDTDFDLAPVRRQNPGRSGLSVGGHVRLLSQDDRRFAVVFVDDQSEHARMEATRRDFVANVSHELKTPVGAMGVLAEALLASTDDPETVGRFAAMMVTESNRLANMVGELIELSRLQGAEPLPDLEAVDVDSVVAEALSRYKVAADNAEIEITTDAPTGYRVWGDQQLLVTAIANLVSNAIAYSPISSPVSISRRRRGDNIEIAVTDRGIGIARDDQERVFERFFRVDTARSRATGGTGLGLAIVKHVAANHNGSIRLWSQPGTGSTFTLSIPAHPEPDDESDEREDLI from the coding sequence GTGAGTGTGGTAGCGGCGCTGCTGTTGACGGCAGTCGTTTCCCTTCTCGCGTTGGGGCTCGGCGTCGCGCTCGGACTGTCACTTTCGCCACGGATCGCCGAGCGCAGGCAGCGGAGGTCCGTCGATCAGGACGGCATCACCGTCTCCCAGATGTTGCAGCAGATCGTGTCGCTATCGCCGGTGGGAACCGTGGTCGTCGACACCTACCGTGACGTCGTCTACATGAACGACCAGGCGCGCGAGTTGGGACTGATTCACGACCGCCTGCTCGACGACAGGGCCTGGGCCGCCGCGCAGCGCACGCTGGCAACCGGCCAGGACACCGACTTCGACCTCGCTCCCGTACGGCGCCAGAATCCTGGGCGCTCAGGGCTCTCGGTCGGTGGCCACGTGCGGCTGCTCAGCCAGGACGACCGTCGCTTCGCGGTGGTCTTCGTCGACGATCAGTCGGAGCACGCCCGCATGGAGGCCACCCGCCGTGACTTCGTGGCCAACGTCAGCCATGAACTCAAGACGCCGGTCGGCGCGATGGGCGTGCTGGCGGAGGCGTTGTTGGCCTCCACCGACGACCCCGAGACCGTCGGCCGGTTCGCCGCGATGATGGTGACCGAGTCCAACCGGCTGGCCAACATGGTCGGTGAACTGATCGAGCTGTCGCGACTGCAGGGCGCGGAGCCGCTACCCGATCTGGAGGCCGTCGACGTCGACTCCGTGGTGGCCGAGGCCTTGTCGCGGTACAAGGTGGCCGCCGACAACGCCGAGATCGAGATCACCACGGACGCCCCGACCGGCTACCGTGTATGGGGCGATCAACAGCTGCTCGTCACGGCCATCGCCAACCTGGTGTCCAACGCAATCGCCTACTCGCCCATCAGTTCACCGGTCTCGATCAGCCGACGCCGACGCGGTGACAACATCGAGATCGCGGTGACCGACCGTGGCATCGGGATCGCTCGTGACGATCAGGAACGCGTCTTCGAACGGTTCTTCCGCGTCGACACGGCGCGGTCCCGGGCCACTGGTGGCACCGGGCTCGGATTGGCGATCGTCAAACACGTAGCTGCCAATCACAACGGATCCATCCGGCTGTGGAGTCAGCCCGGAACCGGCTCGACGTTCACCCTGTCGATTCCGGCCCACCCCGAACCCGACGACGAGTCGGATGAACGAGAGGACCTGATATGA
- a CDS encoding phosphoglyceromutase, which produces MSTLVLLRHGESEWNALNLFTGWVDVNLTDKGRAEAVRGGELMKAEGLLPDVLYTSLLRRAISTANLALDAADRHWIPVVRDWRLNERHYGALQGLDKAETKAKYGEDQFMAWRRSYDTPPPPIERGSEFSQDADPRYADIGGGPLTECLADVVARFVPYFTETIVPELSAGKTVLVAAHGNSLRALVKYLDGMSDADVVGLNIPTGIPLVYELDESLKPTIAGGTYLDPDAAAAGAAAVAAQGAK; this is translated from the coding sequence ATGTCGACCTTGGTGCTGCTTCGTCACGGCGAGAGCGAATGGAACGCGCTGAACCTGTTCACCGGGTGGGTCGACGTCAACCTCACCGACAAGGGTCGGGCCGAAGCCGTCAGGGGCGGCGAGTTGATGAAGGCGGAGGGCCTGCTGCCAGACGTGCTGTACACCTCGCTGCTGCGACGGGCGATCAGCACCGCCAACCTGGCGCTCGACGCGGCCGATCGGCATTGGATTCCGGTCGTCAGGGACTGGCGCCTCAACGAGCGGCACTACGGGGCCCTGCAGGGCCTCGACAAGGCCGAGACCAAGGCGAAGTACGGCGAGGACCAGTTCATGGCGTGGCGCCGCAGCTACGACACGCCACCGCCGCCCATCGAAAGGGGTAGCGAGTTCAGCCAGGACGCCGATCCGCGCTACGCCGACATCGGCGGCGGCCCGCTGACGGAGTGTCTCGCCGACGTCGTGGCCCGGTTCGTCCCCTACTTCACCGAGACCATCGTGCCCGAGCTGTCGGCAGGCAAGACCGTGCTGGTCGCTGCGCATGGCAACTCGTTGCGGGCGTTGGTCAAATACCTGGACGGCATGTCGGACGCCGACGTGGTCGGCCTGAACATCCCGACGGGCATCCCGCTGGTCTACGAGCTGGACGAGAGCCTCAAGCCGACCATCGCGGGCGGCACCTATCTGGATCCGGACGCCGCCGCCGCCGGAGCCGCGGCCGTGGCCGCCCAGGGCGCCAAGTAG
- a CDS encoding type III secretion system chaperone family protein, which translates to MSTPLQVIEDALKESELSYEFVEGVDGTPSGIVVAVPGERRLITNTILTVGTHSLRIEAFICRQPDEDHEKVYRYLLRRNGRLFGVAYTLDNLGDIYLVGRIAVDSVTPEVIDGILGQVVQAVDSDFNMLLELGFHSSIQKEWEWRVKRGESLKNLKAFEHLIDDDQD; encoded by the coding sequence ATGAGCACACCGCTGCAGGTCATCGAGGATGCGCTGAAGGAGAGCGAGCTCTCCTACGAGTTCGTCGAGGGTGTCGACGGAACACCGTCGGGCATCGTCGTCGCGGTGCCCGGGGAACGCCGGTTGATCACGAACACGATCCTGACCGTCGGCACGCACTCCCTGCGCATCGAGGCCTTCATCTGTCGCCAGCCCGACGAGGACCACGAGAAGGTCTACCGGTATCTGCTCCGGCGCAACGGCAGGCTGTTCGGCGTCGCATACACCCTGGACAACCTCGGCGACATCTACCTGGTGGGACGGATCGCCGTCGACTCGGTCACGCCGGAGGTGATCGACGGCATCCTCGGCCAGGTGGTCCAGGCCGTCGACTCGGATTTCAACATGCTGCTGGAACTTGGTTTCCACTCGTCCATTCAGAAGGAATGGGAATGGCGGGTGAAGCGCGGCGAGTCGCTGAAGAACCTCAAGGCCTTCGAGCACCTCATCGACGACGATCAGGACTAA
- the mshA gene encoding D-inositol-3-phosphate glycosyltransferase gives MGVRVAVLSVHTSPLAQPGTGDAGGMNVYVLQSALELARRGVEVEIFTRATTSADAPVVRVAPGVLVRNVVAGPFEGLDKHDLPTQLCAFTAGVLRAEATHEPGYYDVVHSHYWLSGQVGWLARDRWAVPLVHTAHTLAAVKNASLAIGDTPEPPLRAVGEQQVVDEADRLIVNTEYEARQLVSLHHADPERIDVAHPGVDLATFKPGDRAQARRTLGLALDERVIAFVGRIQPLKAPDVLLRAAAKLPGVRVVIAGGPSGSGLANPEGMVRLADELGISDRVTFLPPQTRDQLVELYRAADMVAVPSYAESFGLVAVEAQACGTPVVAAAVGGLPVAVRDGVSGVLVQGHDIDDWAAALGGLFDRGPQTMRAAAIQHAGTFSWAHTVDALLASYGRAITDYQARHQRAEVPSRRNGRRFSIRRGVRA, from the coding sequence TTGGGTGTGCGCGTAGCCGTTTTGTCGGTCCATACCTCCCCCCTGGCTCAGCCCGGGACCGGCGACGCCGGCGGGATGAACGTGTACGTCCTGCAGAGCGCGCTGGAACTGGCCCGACGCGGCGTCGAGGTGGAGATCTTCACCAGGGCGACGACGTCCGCGGACGCCCCCGTGGTCCGAGTAGCGCCGGGAGTCCTGGTGCGCAACGTGGTGGCCGGCCCCTTCGAGGGTCTCGACAAGCACGATTTGCCCACCCAGCTGTGCGCGTTCACCGCGGGGGTCCTTCGCGCCGAGGCCACCCACGAACCGGGCTACTACGACGTCGTCCATTCCCACTACTGGCTATCGGGACAGGTCGGCTGGTTGGCGCGCGACCGTTGGGCGGTGCCACTGGTGCACACCGCCCACACGCTGGCTGCGGTGAAGAATGCCTCGCTGGCCATCGGTGACACACCGGAACCGCCCCTGCGCGCCGTCGGCGAACAGCAAGTCGTCGACGAGGCCGACCGGCTGATCGTGAACACCGAATACGAAGCCAGACAATTGGTTTCGCTACACCATGCGGACCCCGAACGCATCGACGTCGCGCACCCGGGCGTGGATCTGGCGACCTTCAAGCCCGGTGACCGGGCGCAGGCGCGGCGAACGCTCGGTCTTGCGCTCGACGAACGGGTGATCGCGTTCGTGGGCCGCATCCAGCCGCTCAAGGCGCCCGACGTGCTGTTGCGCGCGGCGGCGAAGCTGCCGGGGGTGCGGGTCGTGATCGCCGGCGGTCCGTCAGGCTCGGGGCTGGCCAATCCGGAGGGAATGGTTCGGCTGGCCGACGAGCTGGGTATCAGCGACCGTGTGACCTTCCTTCCTCCCCAGACCAGGGACCAACTGGTCGAGCTGTACCGCGCCGCGGACATGGTGGCGGTGCCCAGCTACGCCGAATCCTTCGGGCTCGTCGCGGTCGAAGCCCAGGCGTGCGGGACCCCGGTCGTCGCCGCCGCGGTCGGCGGGCTGCCGGTCGCGGTGCGCGACGGGGTCAGCGGCGTCCTGGTCCAGGGTCATGACATCGACGATTGGGCCGCCGCGCTGGGCGGGTTGTTCGATCGCGGGCCGCAGACCATGCGCGCCGCCGCCATCCAGCACGCCGGCACGTTCTCCTGGGCGCACACCGTCGACGCGCTGCTGGCCAGCTACGGGCGGGCGATCACCGATTACCAGGCCAGGCACCAGCGCGCCGAAGTTCCCTCGCGGCGCAACGGCCGCCGCTTCTCGATCCGGCGTGGGGTGCGGGCATGA
- a CDS encoding ROK family protein — translation MRKTPSALSTVHAKRALIARHHIVAPSLRVAEAAAASVFGAARLRGPIARDVIAQTTGLSIATVNRQVTALLDAGVLRERADLAVSGAIGRPRVPVEVNHEPFLTLGIHIGARTTSIVATDLFGRTLDVVETPTPRGAQNSALAALAGSASRYLNRWHRRRPLWVGVTAGGVVDSATGHLDHARLGWTDAPVGPVLAETLGLPVSLASHVDAMAGAELLLGARRLSAATSLYVYARETVGYALSIGGRVHSPTSGPGTIAALPAQSELLGGTGQLESTVSDEAVLTAARKLRIVPAGGPSSTIAGVLRSARQGNQPAIELLGERARVLGEAVALLRDMLNPDDLVVGGQAFTEYPEGMAQVEAAYAHRSVLPPRDLRLTSFGNRVQEAAAGVVSLGGLYADPIVAMRRAVRDRTA, via the coding sequence ATTCGCAAGACCCCCTCCGCTCTCTCCACCGTCCACGCCAAGCGTGCGCTGATCGCCAGACACCACATCGTGGCCCCGTCGCTGCGCGTCGCCGAGGCGGCCGCGGCGTCGGTGTTCGGCGCCGCCCGACTCCGCGGCCCCATCGCCCGTGACGTCATCGCCCAGACCACCGGCCTCAGTATCGCCACCGTGAACCGGCAGGTCACGGCCCTGCTCGACGCCGGGGTCCTGCGTGAGCGTGCCGACCTCGCCGTCTCCGGCGCCATCGGACGGCCGCGGGTCCCCGTCGAGGTCAACCACGAACCGTTCCTCACCCTCGGCATTCACATCGGGGCGCGCACCACCAGCATCGTGGCCACGGATCTGTTCGGTCGCACGCTGGACGTGGTCGAGACACCCACTCCGCGCGGGGCGCAGAATTCGGCGCTGGCGGCGCTCGCGGGCAGTGCGAGCCGCTACCTGAACCGCTGGCATCGGCGCAGGCCGCTCTGGGTCGGTGTGACCGCGGGCGGTGTCGTCGACAGCGCCACCGGGCACCTGGACCACGCCCGCCTCGGCTGGACCGACGCCCCGGTCGGCCCAGTGCTGGCCGAGACGCTCGGCCTGCCCGTGTCGTTGGCATCGCACGTCGACGCGATGGCCGGTGCGGAGCTCTTGCTCGGTGCCCGCCGGCTCAGTGCGGCCACCAGCCTCTACGTCTACGCCCGTGAGACCGTCGGCTACGCCCTCTCGATCGGCGGCCGCGTGCATTCGCCGACCAGCGGCCCCGGCACCATCGCCGCACTGCCCGCCCAGTCGGAATTGCTCGGTGGCACAGGGCAATTGGAGTCGACCGTGAGTGACGAAGCGGTGCTCACCGCGGCGCGCAAACTACGCATCGTCCCCGCCGGGGGGCCGTCGTCGACCATCGCGGGTGTCCTGCGCTCGGCGCGCCAGGGCAATCAGCCGGCGATCGAGTTGCTCGGCGAGCGCGCGCGCGTGCTCGGCGAGGCCGTGGCGCTGCTGCGCGACATGCTCAACCCCGACGACCTGGTGGTCGGCGGCCAGGCGTTCACCGAGTACCCGGAGGGCATGGCCCAGGTGGAAGCGGCCTACGCCCACCGCTCGGTGCTTCCTCCGCGCGACCTGAGGCTGACCTCGTTCGGCAACCGCGTCCAGGAGGCGGCTGCCGGGGTGGTGTCGCTCGGCGGGCTGTACGCCGACCCGATCGTCGCGATGCGACGCGCCGTGCGGGACAGGACCGCCTGA
- a CDS encoding SDR family NAD(P)-dependent oxidoreductase: MTSQQSPRRVAVVTGASSGIGEATARTLAGLGFSVVCVGRRAERIEVIAEEIGGTAVVADVTIGEHVDALAAGLDRVDVLVNNAGGAKGVQSVAEADLDDWRWMWETNVMGTLRVTRALLPKLIDSGDGLIVTVTSIAAFEIYDGGAGYTSAKHAQAAMHQTLRGELLGKPVRLTEIAPGMVDTEFSLVRFGGDQARADAVYRGMTPLVAADVAEVIGFAASRPSHVNLDQVIIRPRDQATATRKFTRPE, translated from the coding sequence ATGACGTCACAGCAATCCCCACGACGCGTCGCCGTGGTCACCGGCGCCAGCTCTGGCATCGGTGAAGCTACGGCGAGAACGCTTGCCGGACTTGGCTTCTCCGTCGTGTGCGTGGGTCGCCGCGCCGAGCGCATCGAGGTCATTGCCGAGGAGATCGGGGGCACGGCCGTCGTGGCGGACGTCACCATCGGCGAGCACGTCGACGCGTTGGCGGCGGGGTTGGACCGCGTCGACGTGCTGGTGAACAACGCCGGCGGCGCCAAGGGCGTGCAATCGGTCGCCGAGGCCGACCTCGACGACTGGCGCTGGATGTGGGAGACGAACGTGATGGGCACCCTCCGCGTCACCCGCGCCCTTCTACCGAAACTGATCGACTCCGGGGACGGGCTGATCGTCACGGTGACCTCGATCGCCGCGTTCGAGATCTACGACGGCGGTGCCGGCTACACCTCGGCGAAGCACGCGCAGGCCGCGATGCATCAGACGTTGCGTGGCGAGCTGTTGGGAAAGCCGGTGCGGCTCACCGAGATTGCGCCAGGAATGGTCGACACCGAATTCTCCCTCGTCCGGTTCGGCGGCGACCAGGCCCGTGCCGATGCGGTGTATCGCGGGATGACGCCACTGGTGGCTGCCGACGTCGCCGAGGTGATCGGCTTCGCCGCCTCGCGACCGTCGCACGTCAACCTGGATCAAGTCATCATCCGGCCGCGTGATCAGGCCACGGCCACGCGGAAGTTCACCCGCCCGGAGTGA
- a CDS encoding L,D-transpeptidase, which yields MNRRQALTAFAVGASGVLAACSGRSSVTEPDATEAPATAEIAYEPAANATNVVPTEPVGIEVSNGWLQRVALINPEGAPVVGRMNPDRTAFTVTEPLGYGLEYTWSGSAVGRDGKATKLTASFSTVAPQTQVNGQFQLADGQVVGVAAPVIMQFDASIPDDAKAAVERAVVVTTTPPVEGSWAWLPDEVGGSRLHWRTRDYYPPGTKVHVAANLYGVPFGDGAFGAQDSTLDFEIGRFQVVKAEASSHQIEVLTDAGVIMTLPCSYGEGDLPRNVTRSGIHVVSEKYEDFYMSNPAAGYANVHERWAVRISNNGEFIHANPNSAGAQGNTNVTNGCINLSTSDAEQYFTTAIYGDPVEVTGTSIDLSYADGDIWDWAIAWDEWTSMSALSAQQPPSNIPTSAPATPTDAPTLSGTPTTTPSAVTPGG from the coding sequence ATCAATCGCCGCCAGGCGCTGACCGCCTTTGCCGTGGGCGCCTCCGGTGTGCTCGCGGCGTGTAGCGGGAGATCCTCGGTCACCGAACCCGATGCCACGGAGGCGCCCGCCACGGCGGAGATCGCCTACGAGCCGGCGGCCAATGCCACGAACGTCGTCCCCACCGAGCCCGTCGGCATCGAGGTCAGCAACGGCTGGCTACAACGCGTGGCGTTGATCAATCCCGAGGGGGCGCCCGTCGTAGGCCGGATGAACCCGGACCGCACCGCGTTCACCGTGACCGAACCACTCGGCTACGGCCTGGAGTACACCTGGAGCGGGTCGGCGGTGGGACGCGACGGCAAGGCGACCAAGCTGACCGCGTCCTTCTCGACGGTAGCGCCGCAGACCCAGGTCAACGGTCAGTTCCAGCTGGCCGACGGTCAGGTGGTCGGCGTCGCGGCGCCCGTCATCATGCAGTTCGACGCCTCCATCCCCGACGACGCGAAGGCAGCGGTCGAACGGGCCGTGGTCGTGACCACCACCCCGCCGGTCGAGGGCAGTTGGGCCTGGTTGCCCGACGAGGTCGGCGGCTCGCGGTTGCACTGGCGTACCCGCGACTACTACCCCCCGGGCACCAAGGTCCACGTCGCGGCCAACCTGTACGGCGTTCCCTTCGGTGACGGAGCCTTCGGGGCGCAGGATTCGACGCTCGACTTCGAGATCGGACGTTTCCAGGTGGTCAAGGCCGAGGCGTCATCGCACCAGATCGAGGTGCTCACCGACGCAGGCGTGATCATGACCCTGCCGTGCAGTTATGGCGAGGGGGACCTGCCACGCAACGTCACTCGTAGCGGCATCCATGTGGTCAGCGAGAAGTACGAGGACTTCTACATGTCCAATCCGGCCGCCGGCTACGCCAACGTGCACGAGCGCTGGGCCGTGCGGATCTCCAACAACGGCGAGTTCATCCATGCCAACCCCAACAGTGCCGGCGCCCAGGGCAACACCAACGTCACCAACGGCTGCATCAACCTGTCCACGTCGGACGCCGAGCAGTACTTCACCACGGCGATCTACGGCGATCCGGTCGAGGTGACCGGCACGTCGATCGACCTGTCCTACGCCGACGGCGACATCTGGGACTGGGCCATCGCGTGGGACGAGTGGACTTCGATGTCAGCGTTGTCGGCGCAACAACCGCCGTCGAACATCCCGACCAGCGCCCCCGCCACGCCCACCGACGCGCCGACGCTGTCGGGGACGCCGACCACGACCCCGTCGGCGGTCACTCCGGGCGGGTGA